A region from the Rhinoderma darwinii isolate aRhiDar2 chromosome 2, aRhiDar2.hap1, whole genome shotgun sequence genome encodes:
- the LOC142741774 gene encoding protein FAM200C-like, with product MSSKKRKWSDEYVQYGFTCITERDGSQRPNCMICNARMSNSSLAPAKLREHFLKLHGDGQYKNTTLAEFKVKRARFDEKATLPVLGFVPINKPILTSSYEVAYLIAKQGKPHTIGETLIKPAVLKMANIMLGKAAEVKLSQIPLSNDTISDRIEDMSKDILAQVVADLISSPAKFSLQLDETTDVSNLSQLAVFVRYVKDDVIKEDFLFCKPLTTTTKAADVKKLVDDFFKDNNLSWDMVSAVCSDGAPVMLGRKSGFGALVKADAPHIIVTHCILHRHALATKTLPPKLAEVLKIVVECVNYVRNSALRHRIFSELCKEMGSEFEVLLYHSNVWWLSRGQVLNRVFAVRVELALFLQEHQHRHADCLKNSEFILILAYMADIFAALNHLNQQMQGGGVNIIEAEENLKAFKKKLSLWKRRTENDNFANFPLLDDCVSKIEEYLESETFLYPRN from the coding sequence ATGTCGAGCAAAAAAAGAAAGTGGTCGGACGAATATGTACAATATGGATTCACATGTATAACGGAACGTGATGGGAGTCAGCGTCCTAACTGCATGATTTGCAATGCTAGGATGAGCAATTCTAGTCTAGCACCGGCAAAACTAAGAGAACACTTCCTTAAGCTGCATGGAGATGGACAATACAAGAACACAACGCTCGCTGAATTCAAGGTGAAGAGAGCCAGATTCGATGAAAAGGCTACTCTGCCTGTTCTCGGCTTTGTACCCATCAACAAACCGATCCTCACATCATCGTACGAAGTTGCTTACCTGATCGCAAAGCAGGGCAAACCACACACCATTGGTGAAACACTCATAAAACCAGCTGTGTTGAAGATGGCGAATATCATGCTGGGAAAAGCGGCTGAAGTTAAGCTATCCCAAATTCCTCTTTCAAATGACACCATTAGCGACAGAATAGAGGACATGAGCAAAGACATCTTGGCTCAAGTAGTTGCAGATCTGATTTCAAGCCCGGCAAAATTCAGCCTTCAACTCGACGAGACCACAGACGTTTCCAATCTAAGCCAGCTTGCTGTATTTGTGCGCTATGTGAAAGACGACgtgataaaggaagattttttattttgtaaacctCTTACGACAACAACTAAGGCAGCCGATGTGAAGAAACTTGTGGATGACTTCTTCAAAGACAACAATCTTTCGTGGGATATGGTTTCTGCAGTTTGTTCGGACGGAGCTCCAGTCATGCTGGGAAGAAAGTCTGGTTTTGGTGCGCTAGTGAAAGCCGATGCACCACACATCATTGTTACGCATTGTATTCTGCACAGGCATGCGTTGGCAACAAAAACCTTGCCTCCAAAACTGGCAGAAGTATTAAAAATTGTAGTGGAATGCGTGAACTATGTGCGAAATAGTGCTCTGAGGCACCGCATCTTCAGTGAGCTGTGTAAAGAAATGGGCTCTGAATTCGAGGTACTTCTGTACCATTCTAACGTTTGGTGGTTATCCCGGGGACAGGTGCTGAATCGTGTTTTTGCCGTGCGTGTGGAATTAGCCCTGTTTTTGCAAGAGCACCAACATCGTCATGCAGATTGCTTAAAAAATTCTGAGTTCATTCTCATTTTAGCGTACATGGCTGATATCTTCGCAGCTCTCAATCATCTCAATCAACAGATGCAGGGCGGTGGAGTCAACATCATCGAAGCGGAAGAAAACCTGAaggcttttaaaaaaaagctatcgTTATGGAAACGACGAACAGAGAACGATAACTTCGCAAACTTTCCCCTGCTGGACGACTGTGTAAGTAAGATCGAGGAGTATCTGGAATCGGAGACATTTCTGTAcccgcggaactga